In Populus nigra chromosome 1, ddPopNigr1.1, whole genome shotgun sequence, one genomic interval encodes:
- the LOC133703096 gene encoding uncharacterized protein LOC133703096 yields the protein MGSERCNIPCKPRYDITMSRRTRKPFMNFEEANRNPTTVSTEEESDAKDVVVHDKETESFPETVDVEEDRKSSLKQLIIDNAGNQESEPTKLVLQETRGGDDENIERKLSGSRNSLGQHFKGEEKQLQLVTMKQAKEGIEGVKLKGMVGRYVKVLSHLIRIKRDTRMNNGSRKKSLLRLPM from the coding sequence ATGGGAAGTGAGCGGTGCAATATTCCATGCAAACCCCGTTATGATATTACTATGTCCAGGAGAACAAGAAAGCCGTTCATGAATTTCGAAGAAGCCAATCGAAATCCCACAACAGTCTCGACAGAAGAAGAGAGTGATGCTAAAGATGTTGTTGTCCATGATAAAGAAACGGAGAGCTTTCCTGAAACAGTTGATGTTGAAGAAGATCGTAAAAGCAGCCTGAAGCAACTTATAATCGACAACGCAGGCAACCAAGAAAGTGAACCCACCAAGCTGGTGCTGCAGGAAACAAGGGGCGGAGATGATGAAAACATTGAGAGGAAATTATCAGGAAGCAGGAATTCCCTTGGCCAGCATTTCAAGGGAGAAGAAAAGCAGCTTCAATTAGTAACAATGAAACAAGCAAAAGAAGGAATTGAAGGAGTGAAGCTTAAGGGAATGGTGGGTCGCTATGTCAAAGTGTTAAGCCATTTGATCAGAATCAAGCGTGACACACGCATGAATAATGGATCCCGGAAAAAGTCACTTCTCCGGTTGCCCATGTAG
- the LOC133694320 gene encoding uncharacterized protein LOC133694320, whose protein sequence is MRNDVENDDDDSYPKPVGRRCVFYYGVGHMLNDITAACWFTYLLLFLTEIGLSPRDAAIAMLAGQIADGFATVFAGELIDRFGHFKVWHGAGSILVAISFSSVFGGCLPCKILASCSSVVETVSYSTSAAIFNVGWAATQVSHMSMVNCISLNSSSRVVMTSCRNAFTMVANLSLYAVALVVFSSIKATTHADIENQYRWIAYTSIFIGCCFVGIFHLGTKEPRLKICVHGTSNARISWAYWFKKVLYYQVGLVYMLTRLVQNVSQVYLAFYVMDDLQMAKSAKALVPAIIYMSSFFVSVIMQEMSWTGQRLKACYSAGGILWVFCGAGILFLPRNLSAFMYVISVLIGIANALMTVTGVSMQSILVGSDLNGCAFVYGSLSFLDKISCGLAVFALQSFQSSSPKTEEALSTDYISVTRYGLGLLPAVCSLAGVAITYTMKLQTQDSKSLMEPLLE, encoded by the exons ATGAGGAATGATGTTGAAAACGATGATGATGATTCGTACCCTAAGCCTGTCGGAAGACGGTGTGTTTTCTATTACGGCGTCGGTCATATGCTCAACGACATCACAGCTGCCTGTTGGTTTACTTATCTTCTACTGTTCTTGACGGAAATTGGACTATCCCCGAG GGATGCTGCTATAGCTATGCTTGCAGGTCAGATAGCTGATGGTTTTGCTACTGTATTTGCTGGAGAACTG ATAGACAGGTTTGGACATTTCAAAGTATGGCATGGTGCAGGATCTATCTTGGTTGCCATCTCATTTTCTTCAGTTTTTGGCGGTTGCTTGCCATGCAAAATCTTGGCTTCCTGTTCGTCCGTAGTAGAAACTGTTTCATACAGCACGTCTGCTGCAATCTTCAATGTGGGTTGGGCTGCCACCCAAGTTTCACACAT GTCGATGGTGAATTGCATTTCACTGAATTCATCAAGCAGGGTGGTAATGACAAGCTGTCGGAATGCTTTTACAATG GTTGCAAACCTCAGTCTTTATGCTGTCGCACTAGTAGTATTCAGTTCCATTAAAGCAACAACTCATGCGGATATTGAAAATCAG TACCGCTGGATTGCGTACACATCAATTTTTATTGGATGCTGCTTTGTGGGAATATTTCATCTTGGCACTAAAGAGCCAAG GTTAAAGATATGCGTACATGGAACTAGTAATGCAAGGATATCATGGGCATACTGGTTCAAGAAAGTTTTATACTATCAAGTTGGTCTTGTCTATATGCTTACCAGACTTGTACAAAATGTTTCACAG GTATATCTTGCATTCTATGTTATGGATGATTTGCAGATGGCCAAGTCAGCTAAAGCTTTG GTTCCTGCAATCATCTATATGAGCAGCTTCTTTGTATCTGTCATTATGCAG GAAATGTCATGGACTGGCCAACGCCTGAAAGCCTGCTATTCCGCTGGTGGCATTCTCTGGGTATTCTGTGGGGCAGGCATCCTCTTTTTACCTAGAAACTTGAGTGCTTTCATGTACGTCATATCAGTACTTATTGGGATAGCAAATGCTCTAATGACG GTAACTGGAGTAAGCATGCAAAGCATTCTAGTTGGTTCAGATCTAAATGGCTGTGCATTTGTATATGGATCTTTGAGTTTCCTAGACAAGATTTCATGTGGGCTTGCTGTCTTTGCCCTTCAGTCTTTTCAGA GCTCCTCACCGAAAACAGAGGAAGCCCTTTCTACAGATTATATTTCAGTCACAAGATATGGCTTGGGTCTGCTTCCAGCTGTTTGTTCACTTGCTGGGGTGGCTATTACATACACTATGAAACTCCAGACACAGGATTCAAAATCCTTGATGGAACCGCTGCTGGAATGA